In Armatimonadota bacterium, a single genomic region encodes these proteins:
- the glmS gene encoding glutamine--fructose-6-phosphate transaminase (isomerizing): MCGIAGYVGPKNAVDVVFDQLKRLEYRGYDSAGIAYLEGDKIAVTKRAGKLSELGKVLFESPKQAELAIAHSRWATHGGPTDENAHPHYDQFERVALIHNGIIENYLELKEELIAKGHKFKSQTDTEVAAHIIGEEYAHGVSLEEAVRKSAKRLRGAFALVVMSNTEKDKIVCTRNASPLVLGMGVGENLLASDIPALLPYTREVVIVEEHVVAVLTREGIMLIDADGRSLPVKSTHIDWDIASAERGGFEHFMLKEVYEQPQVMRQVTAGRIDEKSKIRLEGIFGENVWNEIDRVNIIACGTAYHAGLMGKHFFESVLRLPTDVYYSSEFRYGDPVLSPKSLAIFVSQSGETADTLAALKLCKDRRIRTLGIVNVIGSSIARECDRTIFTQAGPEISVASTKAYTAQVMVFALLGLYIAQVQEVPGVKVEEWAEELLQMDGFAQKCLLLEDEVIKLAEEIKDMPLCFFLGRGADAFVAAEGALKLKEIAYIPTQEYPAGEMKHGPLALITKDVVSIFGATDPRIREKVVSNMKEVQARSGKVIAIVTEDDTVTEQAADHVVRIPRTKFEFLNALLAIVPLQLLSYHIARLNGCEIDQPRNLAKSVTVE; this comes from the coding sequence GTGTGCGGAATTGCCGGATACGTCGGACCGAAAAACGCAGTTGACGTTGTATTTGACCAACTAAAGCGCCTGGAATACCGGGGCTACGACAGTGCTGGGATTGCCTACCTGGAGGGTGACAAGATTGCGGTCACCAAGCGGGCAGGGAAGCTGAGCGAGCTCGGGAAGGTTCTGTTTGAATCTCCGAAGCAGGCGGAGCTTGCGATTGCGCATAGCCGCTGGGCCACTCATGGTGGACCTACGGATGAGAACGCTCACCCTCACTACGACCAGTTTGAGCGGGTTGCGCTCATCCATAACGGGATTATTGAGAACTACCTGGAGCTAAAGGAAGAGCTGATTGCGAAGGGGCACAAGTTCAAGTCGCAGACGGATACAGAGGTTGCCGCGCACATTATTGGCGAAGAGTATGCGCATGGTGTTTCGCTTGAAGAAGCGGTCAGGAAGTCGGCGAAGCGGCTCCGAGGAGCCTTCGCTCTGGTCGTGATGTCAAATACCGAGAAGGACAAGATTGTCTGTACTCGCAATGCTTCTCCATTGGTTTTGGGGATGGGAGTTGGCGAGAATCTGTTGGCGTCCGATATTCCTGCTCTGCTTCCTTACACGCGAGAAGTAGTAATCGTTGAAGAGCATGTTGTGGCGGTTTTGACCCGAGAGGGGATCATGCTGATAGATGCGGATGGCCGGTCGTTGCCAGTGAAGTCGACGCATATCGATTGGGATATTGCAAGTGCTGAGCGGGGCGGATTTGAGCATTTCATGCTGAAAGAGGTTTACGAGCAGCCGCAAGTGATGCGACAGGTGACGGCTGGGCGGATTGACGAGAAGTCGAAGATTCGGCTTGAGGGGATCTTTGGCGAGAACGTTTGGAACGAGATCGATAGGGTGAACATCATTGCCTGCGGTACGGCGTACCATGCGGGGCTGATGGGCAAGCACTTCTTTGAGTCAGTGCTGCGTTTGCCTACGGACGTCTATTACTCCTCCGAATTCCGCTACGGTGATCCGGTTCTGTCACCCAAGTCCCTGGCGATTTTCGTTAGCCAGTCGGGTGAGACGGCAGATACTTTGGCAGCGCTCAAACTCTGTAAAGATCGTCGTATTCGGACGCTGGGAATCGTAAACGTGATCGGCTCAAGCATAGCGAGGGAGTGTGATCGGACAATCTTTACTCAGGCGGGACCTGAGATAAGCGTCGCTTCCACAAAGGCTTACACTGCCCAAGTGATGGTGTTCGCCCTTCTCGGGCTATACATCGCGCAGGTGCAAGAAGTACCAGGTGTCAAAGTTGAGGAGTGGGCCGAGGAGCTGCTCCAGATGGACGGTTTTGCTCAGAAGTGTTTATTGCTCGAGGATGAAGTCATTAAGTTGGCCGAGGAGATCAAGGATATGCCGCTGTGCTTCTTCCTTGGTCGGGGCGCGGACGCTTTTGTGGCAGCCGAGGGTGCGCTTAAGCTAAAGGAGATCGCCTATATCCCGACTCAGGAGTATCCAGCGGGTGAAATGAAGCATGGGCCTTTGGCCCTAATCACAAAAGATGTTGTTTCTATCTTCGGTGCAACCGACCCTAGGATCAGAGAGAAGGTAGTTTCGAACATGAAGGAAGTCCAGGCTCGAAGCGGTAAGGTTATTGCGATCGTGACGGAGGATGACACCGTGACGGAACAAGCAGCGGACCACGTCGTCAGAATTCCTAGAACCAAGTTTGAGTTCCTTAACGCGCTTTTAGCGATTGTGCCGCTACAATTATTGTCGTATCACATCGCAAGGTTGAACGGGTGCGAGATAGATCAGCCAAGAAACTTGGCGAAATCTGTTACTGTGGAATGA
- a CDS encoding sugar transferase gives MALDSKLVGSDDPKIISVVGLTSGEQPLISPIKWQGYFTIKRAFDIVISGVLLLLLFPFFFLVSVIIFVSSPGPVLYKGSRYGKDGKPFQFLKFRSMYVDADKRQLEMEKTCNESNGAIFKMKDDPRIIPCGKFIRKYSIDELPQLINVFVGDMSLVGPRPLPVHQGDKLVGVERSRMTVPQGMTCFWQVMGRSDLSFEDMVRLDIEYVQKIGFRTDARILLRTPIAVITGRGAY, from the coding sequence TTGGCACTGGATTCTAAGTTAGTTGGGAGCGATGATCCGAAAATCATTTCGGTTGTTGGGCTGACTAGCGGCGAACAACCACTCATTTCTCCAATCAAGTGGCAAGGCTACTTCACGATCAAGCGAGCATTCGACATCGTGATCTCTGGCGTACTGTTGCTTCTCTTGTTTCCGTTCTTTTTCTTGGTTTCGGTGATCATCTTTGTTTCTTCGCCGGGCCCAGTTTTATACAAGGGGTCGCGGTATGGAAAGGATGGCAAGCCGTTCCAGTTCCTGAAATTTCGCAGTATGTACGTTGACGCAGATAAGCGTCAGCTCGAAATGGAGAAGACGTGCAACGAGTCGAACGGAGCAATTTTTAAGATGAAGGACGATCCGAGAATCATCCCTTGTGGGAAGTTCATTCGGAAGTACAGCATTGATGAACTGCCTCAACTCATCAACGTATTTGTTGGCGATATGAGTCTTGTCGGACCTCGACCATTGCCCGTGCACCAAGGCGACAAACTGGTGGGAGTAGAACGGAGTCGGATGACGGTACCCCAGGGAATGACTTGTTTCTGGCAGGTCATGGGGCGGAGTGACCTCAGTTTCGAGGACATGGTTCGCCTTGATATCGAGTACGTTCAGAAGATTGGATTCCGTACCGACGCGAGGATATTGTTGCGGACACCGATCGCGGTCATCACCGGTCGCGGTGCATATTAG